The Verrucomicrobiales bacterium DNA window CTGCACGCACGCAAAGCGAAGCAGCGGGAAACCTTCCGGCAAGTGCCGCTCGACCGACTGCTGGTCGAAACCGATGCTCCCGACCAATTGCCGCCCCCCGAGAGGTGTCCGTTCCCGCTGGTCGCACCAGACACCTTGAAACCGATCAACCATCCCGCCAATCTCGCCGCCATCTATCAAGGGCTGGCCGACTTCCTTGGCATCCCTCTAGATGCCCTGGCCCATCAAGTCGGCTCCAACTTTCACCGCCTGTTCGGAACAGCGTGACGAAAGCGATCGCGAACGGTCAGATCTTCTATAGGCTCGCTGAAACGATCAGCTCCGGAGGACTCTGAGAAAAAGTTCCTCCGCAGAATCGCCGCCGCGAGCGGATCGAGGACGGCCGGCAAAAACCCAACCACGGGGAAAGCCTCTCATTCCATGGTCCGAACACAGGAACAAGCACGCAACGGGACGAGCGCCTGATCAGCTCCAACTGCAGCTATTGACAATCCCCTGATTCCACCCTCTGTTGAAAGTGTCAGCGTGGGGAGCTAAACAGGGGAGTCGAGGCGCCAAGCGCCTGGGAAACATCAACCACCCTTAACCGGAAGAGGTCCATATGCATCCACTCACTCAATCGTTACGGCGTCGGAAACGCGGTTTCACCCTCATCGAGCTGCTGGTCGTTATTGCGATTATCGGAATCCTAGCCAGCATGATTCTCCCGGCACTCAACCGAGCCAAAGCCAAGGCACGGCGGGTGCAGTGCATCTCGAACGTGAAACAAATCGGTCTCGCCTATCAGCTGTGGCTCCAAGATAACGAGGATAAATTTCCCTGGATGATCTCCTATCCCAAGGGCGGCAGCAACGGGCGCACCACGGCTGCGGAGCACTATTCCGTGATGTCCAACCAGCTCAATGCCGCCAAGATTCTGACCTGTCCGACGGTGGAGAAATGGCGTCCGGCGGCGGTGTCGTTCGGCCGCTTGCGCGACATCAATATAGCCTACGGAATCGGAACCGATGCCCGCGTGCTCATGGACGG harbors:
- a CDS encoding type II secretion system protein — encoded protein: MHPLTQSLRRRKRGFTLIELLVVIAIIGILASMILPALNRAKAKARRVQCISNVKQIGLAYQLWLQDNEDKFPWMISYPKGGSNGRTTAAEHYSVMSNQLNAAKILTCPTVEKWRPAAVSFGRLRDINIAYGIGTDARVLMDGTGSQANASGGQTFTTTDFDIEGGDTATCTRAGRITVARFAGSYGKPDTYQARWSRTNHINGGQMALVDGTVVIVDTMGLRRQLSLSQDVGNDSHTLIPR